One segment of Trueperaceae bacterium DNA contains the following:
- a CDS encoding response regulator transcription factor codes for MIRVVIAEDQAMVLGALAALLALEPDVEVVGQATDGAEALTKVTELRPDVLVTDIEMPRLTGLELALAVKAARERGEVTTRVVILTTFARAGYLRRALDAGAAGYLLKDTPAPELADAIRRVHQGGRAVDPELALEAWAEADPLTDRERQVLRLAGEGATTARIADGLGLSEGTVRNYLSEAISKLGAANRAEAARLARSKGWL; via the coding sequence GTGATCAGGGTGGTCATCGCCGAGGACCAGGCCATGGTGCTGGGGGCGCTGGCGGCCCTCCTCGCGCTCGAGCCCGACGTCGAGGTGGTGGGGCAGGCGACCGACGGCGCGGAGGCGTTGACGAAGGTGACCGAGCTTCGGCCCGACGTGCTGGTCACCGACATCGAGATGCCGCGCCTCACGGGCCTGGAACTCGCCCTGGCCGTCAAGGCCGCGCGCGAGCGGGGCGAGGTGACCACGCGCGTCGTGATCCTCACGACCTTCGCGCGCGCCGGCTACCTGCGGCGGGCCCTCGACGCGGGCGCCGCCGGTTACCTCCTCAAGGACACCCCGGCGCCCGAGCTGGCCGACGCCATCAGGCGCGTCCACCAGGGCGGCCGCGCCGTCGACCCCGAGCTCGCGCTGGAGGCGTGGGCAGAGGCCGACCCCCTCACCGACCGGGAGCGGCAGGTGCTGCGCCTGGCGGGGGAGGGGGCGACCACGGCGCGGATCGCCGACGGGCTCGGCCTGTCGGAGGGCACGGTGCGCAACTACCTGTCGGAGGCCATCAGCAAGTTGGGGGCGGCCAACCGGGCGGAGGCCGCCCGGTTGGCGCGTAGCAAGGGGTGGTTGTAG
- a CDS encoding sensor histidine kinase has protein sequence MTGVGKTFLGIPRAEAVWLPYLAFLLFQPIFDPNGGARAWALIVLAVALFLPVYGFTHRVLGSRPYLWRRGGGALGTPGALTGIGLLTVMGVVFSLGNSGATVFVIYAAAAAGELRPRPRAQRALGAVLGLLVIAFAISPVPLPYRLAAFTPVAVFAPIIGLMTMHQNERRETAAKLRMAQEQVEHLATIAERERIARDLHDLLGHSLSTITLKSALAARLVSSDPERAGREMLDVERLSRETASEVRAAVRGYRRSGFEAELASAKLALEASGAELDYFTERIALRPEVEGVLAAVLREAVTNVIRHARAERCQVTLVDDGSFVLLAVADDGAGERPDMTAASGANPADGTGLAGMRERVRALGGTVELSAGGLAGSVGSRLEVSVPRQAALVVEPGTEPARSRLAHS, from the coding sequence ATGACAGGGGTCGGCAAGACGTTCCTGGGGATACCGCGAGCCGAGGCGGTGTGGCTGCCGTACCTCGCGTTCCTGCTGTTCCAACCCATCTTCGACCCGAACGGCGGCGCTCGCGCCTGGGCGCTCATCGTGCTGGCGGTGGCGCTGTTCCTCCCCGTCTACGGCTTCACGCACCGCGTGCTCGGCAGCCGCCCGTACCTGTGGCGGCGCGGGGGCGGCGCCCTCGGCACGCCGGGGGCGCTGACCGGCATCGGGCTGTTGACCGTCATGGGGGTCGTCTTCTCCCTCGGCAACAGCGGCGCCACCGTCTTCGTCATCTACGCGGCGGCCGCCGCCGGCGAGCTGAGGCCGCGCCCACGCGCTCAACGCGCGCTGGGCGCCGTGCTCGGGCTGCTGGTGATCGCGTTCGCGATCTCGCCCGTGCCGCTGCCCTACCGACTCGCGGCCTTCACCCCCGTCGCGGTGTTCGCCCCGATCATCGGGCTCATGACCATGCACCAGAACGAGCGGCGCGAGACGGCCGCCAAGCTGCGGATGGCGCAGGAGCAGGTCGAGCACCTCGCCACCATCGCGGAGCGCGAGCGCATCGCGCGCGACCTGCACGACCTGCTCGGGCACTCCCTCTCGACCATCACCCTCAAGTCTGCGCTCGCCGCGCGGCTGGTGAGTAGCGACCCGGAGCGGGCCGGAAGGGAGATGCTTGACGTGGAGCGGTTGTCGCGCGAGACGGCCAGCGAGGTGCGCGCCGCCGTGCGCGGTTACCGGCGGAGCGGCTTCGAGGCGGAACTGGCGAGCGCCAAGCTGGCGCTCGAGGCATCCGGCGCCGAGCTCGACTACTTCACGGAGCGCATCGCCCTCAGGCCCGAGGTGGAGGGCGTGCTGGCCGCCGTGCTGCGCGAGGCGGTCACGAACGTGATAAGGCACGCGCGAGCCGAGCGGTGCCAGGTGACCCTCGTCGACGACGGCTCGTTCGTGCTCCTCGCGGTGGCCGACGACGGCGCCGGCGAGCGGCCGGACATGACCGCGGCGAGCGGCGCGAACCCGGCCGACGGCACGGGCCTCGCCGGCATGCGCGAACGGGTGCGGGCCCTGGGCGGCACCGTCGAGCTGAGCGCCGGTGGGCTCGCCGGCAGCGTGGGCAGCCGGCTCGAGGTGAGCGTGCCGCGGCAGGCGGCGCTCGTGGTCGAGCCCGGCACCGAACCGGCCAGGAGCAGGTTGGCGCACTCGTGA
- a CDS encoding DUF4282 domain-containing protein translates to MENQSFFSKLFDMSFSRFVTPSIIQVIFVLGIVAGGIAAIGMFTTLSFAAGAGGALLGIVVAAISFLVYVVLARMSLEALVALFRIAENTKVLADAAREARRAELRGGAQQ, encoded by the coding sequence GTGGAAAACCAGTCGTTCTTCTCGAAGCTCTTCGACATGTCGTTCTCGCGGTTCGTCACCCCGAGCATCATCCAGGTCATCTTCGTCCTCGGCATCGTCGCCGGCGGAATCGCCGCCATCGGGATGTTCACCACCCTGTCGTTCGCGGCCGGCGCCGGTGGCGCCCTCCTGGGCATCGTCGTGGCCGCCATCTCCTTCCTGGTGTACGTCGTGCTGGCGCGCATGAGCCTCGAGGCGCTCGTGGCGCTCTTCCGGATCGCCGAGAACACCAAGGTGCTCGCCGATGCCGCGCGCGAGGCGCGCCGCGCCGAACTCCGCGGCGGGGCGCAGCAATGA
- a CDS encoding cbb3-type cytochrome c oxidase subunit I: MIKYGTQRLALRFYVLMLILFLVQVLFGVLVSMQQADPTLLAGIMNFNISRAQHVNLGVLWILSGFIGTILFVGPLLSKRELAAPWLIKFLFVALVAVTAWNSTSIYFAQKGVAGWWLGQPWIQEGLEYLEAGRVADVIILIGFAILAYIVWRTFPNWRHWNEIHGGLAIGVLALTVMWVFGMFFVGRIDLQEYFRWFVVHYWVEGVWEVIHISLIGILLVLMFKASVKAVGYAVFWGVVLVWLSGFLGNAHHYFWVGTPEFWQFWGSLFSALEPLPLILCFWHMYLDAHHDRKPLENAPAFYFLLGSAVLEMVGAGILGFTMTFAVTNVWSHGTWVTPSHAHLAMFGTFGMLGLGAAYYVIPHIRKATNFDQRFGQLAFWLVFIGMLGLAFAFAIGGTVQVFVYRTLGLDWFGGDVFPAMGLYKAMLPAFGFLFLVGVLVIVFDLLTLGHRVRVREAAGAVAPYTPPTSGWSRPLTGFEAGIWLTAMWIFGFIITFGLLSFNLPRVQLGDPTLPYLAAGVGYPGLLLTTCLFVWRFLASLGARERASQATMERGAIPAATD; the protein is encoded by the coding sequence ATGATCAAGTACGGAACGCAACGCCTGGCCCTGCGCTTCTACGTACTGATGCTCATCCTGTTCCTCGTGCAGGTGCTGTTCGGCGTCCTCGTCTCCATGCAGCAGGCCGATCCCACGCTCCTCGCCGGCATCATGAACTTCAACATCTCCAGGGCGCAGCACGTCAACTTGGGGGTCCTCTGGATCCTGTCGGGTTTCATCGGCACCATCCTGTTCGTGGGACCACTACTCTCGAAACGTGAGCTGGCGGCTCCCTGGCTCATCAAGTTCCTGTTCGTGGCGCTGGTGGCCGTCACCGCCTGGAACAGCACCAGCATCTACTTCGCCCAGAAGGGCGTCGCCGGCTGGTGGCTGGGGCAGCCGTGGATCCAGGAGGGCCTCGAGTACCTCGAGGCCGGGCGCGTGGCCGACGTGATCATCCTCATCGGCTTCGCCATCCTCGCCTACATCGTCTGGCGCACCTTCCCCAACTGGCGGCACTGGAACGAGATCCATGGCGGCCTCGCCATCGGCGTGCTCGCGCTCACCGTCATGTGGGTCTTCGGCATGTTCTTCGTCGGCCGCATCGACCTGCAGGAGTACTTCCGCTGGTTCGTCGTCCACTACTGGGTGGAGGGCGTGTGGGAGGTCATCCACATCAGCCTCATCGGCATCCTGCTGGTGCTGATGTTCAAGGCCAGCGTCAAGGCCGTGGGCTACGCCGTGTTCTGGGGCGTGGTCCTCGTGTGGCTGAGCGGCTTCCTCGGCAACGCGCACCACTACTTCTGGGTCGGCACGCCGGAGTTCTGGCAGTTCTGGGGCTCGCTCTTCTCGGCCCTCGAGCCGCTGCCGCTCATCCTCTGCTTCTGGCACATGTACCTGGACGCGCACCACGACCGCAAGCCGCTCGAGAACGCCCCGGCGTTCTACTTCCTGCTCGGTTCGGCGGTGCTCGAGATGGTCGGCGCCGGCATCCTCGGCTTCACCATGACCTTCGCCGTCACCAACGTCTGGTCGCACGGCACCTGGGTCACGCCCAGCCACGCACACCTGGCCATGTTCGGCACCTTCGGCATGCTCGGCCTCGGCGCCGCCTACTACGTCATCCCGCACATCCGCAAGGCCACCAACTTCGACCAGCGCTTCGGCCAGCTCGCCTTCTGGCTCGTGTTCATCGGCATGCTCGGACTGGCGTTCGCGTTCGCCATCGGCGGCACGGTGCAGGTCTTCGTCTACCGCACCCTGGGCCTCGACTGGTTCGGCGGCGACGTGTTCCCGGCCATGGGCCTCTACAAGGCGATGCTCCCGGCGTTCGGGTTCCTGTTCCTCGTGGGCGTGCTGGTCATCGTCTTCGACCTGCTCACGCTCGGCCACCGCGTGCGCGTTCGGGAGGCGGCGGGCGCGGTCGCGCCGTACACGCCGCCCACCAGCGGTTGGAGCCGGCCCCTCACCGGCTTCGAGGCCGGCATATGGCTGACGGCCATGTGGATCTTCGGGTTCATCATCACGTTCGGCCTGCTCAGCTTCAACCTGCCGCGCGTGCAGCTCGGCGACCCGACGCTGCCCTACCTGGCGGCCGGCGTCGGTTACCCGGGCCTGCTCCTCACGACCTGCCTGTTCGTGTGGCGCTTCCTCGCCTCCCTCGGCGCGCGCGAGCGCGCGTCGCAGGCGACGATGGAGCGCGGCGCCATCCCGGCCGCCACCGACTGA
- a CDS encoding ATP-binding cassette domain-containing protein: MIATTGLTKRYGQAVVLDDVSVQIPRGGITALIGPNGAGKSTLLSLIGRLIKPDAGSVTIDGLPTERMRQGDFAKKVAILKQDNHLATRLTVADLVTFGRYPHSHGRPTIKDREHVDRAIDYLELDHLRHRFLDELSGGQRQRAFVAMVLCQETDYVLLDEPLASLDMRHAVAMMKRMQGVARDLGKSVVIVLHDINFAATYADTIVAMKGGRVIQHAPVAEVMTPGALRAIYDVDVHVEEIRGKPIGVYYG; the protein is encoded by the coding sequence ATGATCGCCACAACGGGCCTCACCAAGCGCTACGGCCAGGCGGTCGTGCTCGACGACGTCTCCGTGCAGATCCCGCGCGGCGGCATCACCGCCCTCATCGGACCCAACGGCGCCGGCAAGTCGACGTTGCTATCGCTCATCGGCCGCCTGATCAAGCCCGACGCCGGCAGCGTCACCATCGACGGCCTGCCCACCGAGCGGATGCGGCAGGGCGACTTCGCCAAGAAGGTCGCCATCCTGAAGCAGGACAACCACCTGGCCACGCGCCTAACCGTGGCCGACCTCGTGACGTTCGGGCGCTACCCCCACTCGCACGGGCGCCCCACCATCAAGGACCGCGAGCACGTCGACCGCGCCATCGACTACCTCGAGCTCGACCACCTGCGCCACCGCTTCTTGGATGAGCTCTCCGGCGGCCAGCGCCAGCGGGCGTTCGTGGCCATGGTGCTGTGCCAGGAGACCGACTACGTGCTGCTCGACGAGCCGCTCGCCAGCCTCGACATGCGCCACGCCGTGGCGATGATGAAGCGCATGCAGGGCGTGGCGCGCGACCTCGGCAAGTCGGTGGTCATCGTGCTGCACGACATCAACTTCGCCGCCACCTACGCCGACACGATCGTGGCCATGAAGGGCGGCCGCGTCATCCAGCACGCCCCCGTCGCCGAGGTGATGACGCCCGGCGCGTTGCGCGCCATCTACGACGTCGACGTGCACGTCGAGGAGATCCGCGGCAAGCCGATAGGCGTCTACTACGGCTGA
- a CDS encoding siderophore ABC transporter substrate-binding protein — protein AAALALTLALVGAATAQTVTVSTARGEATVGVGPAVVFAYDYGTIDTLHQLGTEVQGAPPLTGRLPAWAPTGAINIGSLFEPDYETVNAEQPDLVVVAGRSAPAYDQLARLAPTIDLTSSGDLLADIRRNVTTLAAIVGKPQAGEAALAGLDAKVAAVREALAVVENGMLVMVSGGSLTVVAVDNARAALLYGVLGVTPTVADVQSATHGEPISFEFLLQHDPEWLFVIDRDAAIGTEGAQPAAAVLDNELMHRTTAWREGHVVYLDPFDWYIVSGTGLGSLNAMLDELGAALE, from the coding sequence GGCCGCGGCCCTCGCCCTCACCCTCGCCCTGGTCGGCGCCGCCACGGCCCAGACGGTCACCGTCAGCACCGCCCGCGGCGAGGCCACCGTGGGTGTCGGCCCGGCCGTCGTGTTCGCCTACGACTACGGCACCATCGACACCCTCCACCAGTTGGGCACCGAGGTCCAGGGCGCCCCGCCACTGACGGGCCGCCTGCCCGCCTGGGCCCCCACTGGCGCCATCAACATCGGTTCGCTGTTCGAGCCCGACTACGAGACGGTCAACGCCGAGCAGCCCGACCTGGTGGTCGTGGCCGGCCGCTCCGCGCCCGCCTACGACCAGCTCGCGCGCCTGGCCCCCACCATCGACCTGACCTCCTCGGGCGACCTCCTGGCCGACATCCGCCGCAACGTCACCACCCTCGCCGCCATCGTCGGCAAGCCGCAGGCGGGCGAGGCCGCCCTGGCGGGGCTCGACGCCAAGGTCGCCGCCGTGCGCGAGGCCCTCGCCGTCGTGGAGAACGGCATGCTCGTCATGGTGTCGGGCGGCAGCCTCACCGTCGTCGCCGTCGACAACGCCCGCGCCGCCCTCCTCTACGGCGTGCTGGGCGTGACGCCCACCGTCGCCGACGTCCAGTCGGCCACCCACGGTGAGCCGATCAGCTTCGAGTTCCTGCTCCAGCACGACCCGGAGTGGCTTTTCGTCATCGACCGGGACGCCGCCATCGGCACCGAGGGCGCCCAACCCGCCGCGGCCGTGCTCGACAACGAGCTCATGCACCGCACCACGGCCTGGCGCGAGGGTCACGTCGTCTACCTCGACCCGTTCGACTGGTACATCGTCTCAGGCACAGGCCTCGGCTCACTCAACGCCATGCTCGACGAGCTCGGCGCCGCCCTCGAGTAG
- a CDS encoding iron chelate uptake ABC transporter family permease subunit, protein MTLGARGPWEFVLQFRGQKVVGMLLVGTAIATSTVMFQTVTTNRILTPSIMGFDAIYLLLQTVLAWTLGAAGLTQLDGRLMFAVETLGLMAFAGALYYWLFVVGHRSLHLLVLAGIVLGVMLRSFTNLLQRVMDPLTFAVLQDATFASFNTFDARLLPAAAVLVGLALLAAWRLRYRLDILALGRDMAVGLGVDYRRTVTYALLVITALVAVSTALVGPVAFFGLVVANLAYALVRSYRHQHVLPAAALLAALVLVLGQTVLERLLGLGTSLSVIVEFVGGLLFIYLVLRGVVR, encoded by the coding sequence ATGACGCTCGGCGCCCGCGGCCCGTGGGAGTTCGTGCTGCAGTTCCGCGGCCAGAAGGTCGTGGGCATGCTGCTGGTGGGCACGGCCATCGCCACCTCCACCGTGATGTTCCAGACCGTCACCACCAACCGCATCCTCACCCCGTCGATCATGGGCTTCGACGCCATCTACCTCCTCTTGCAGACCGTCCTGGCGTGGACGCTGGGCGCGGCCGGCCTGACGCAACTCGACGGCCGTCTCATGTTCGCGGTGGAGACGCTCGGCCTCATGGCCTTCGCGGGCGCCCTCTACTACTGGCTGTTCGTCGTCGGGCACAGGAGCCTCCACCTGCTCGTCCTCGCCGGCATCGTCCTCGGGGTGATGCTGCGCAGCTTCACCAACCTCCTGCAGCGCGTCATGGACCCCCTCACCTTCGCCGTGCTGCAAGACGCGACCTTCGCGAGCTTCAACACCTTCGACGCGCGCCTGCTCCCCGCGGCGGCGGTCCTCGTCGGGCTGGCGCTCCTCGCCGCCTGGCGCCTGCGCTACCGCCTCGACATCCTCGCGCTGGGCCGCGACATGGCCGTCGGGTTGGGGGTCGACTACCGCCGCACCGTCACCTACGCGCTGCTCGTGATAACCGCGCTGGTGGCCGTGTCGACCGCGTTGGTGGGGCCGGTGGCGTTCTTCGGGCTGGTCGTCGCCAACCTCGCCTACGCGCTGGTGCGGTCGTACCGCCACCAGCACGTCCTGCCCGCCGCCGCCCTCCTGGCGGCGCTCGTCCTCGTGCTCGGCCAGACCGTCCTGGAGCGCCTCCTCGGGCTCGGCACCAGCCTGTCGGTCATCGTCGAGTTCGTGGGAGGGCTCCTGTTCATCTACCTGGTGTTGAGGGGAGTCGTCAGATGA
- a CDS encoding iron chelate uptake ABC transporter family permease subunit yields the protein MRLGEARRHALLLGAGTLVVLALAVASLTVGVFDLSWRGLLEGGEGRLDALVLLASRAPRTIAVLLVGASMGVAGLLMQLLSRNRFVAPSTAGTVESASLGILVAMLLAPGAPVMVKMLIAAAFALAGTALLMTIVRRTPLASPLVVPLIGLMLGGVIGAATTFIAYRFDLLQSLASWTTGDFSRVLRGRYELLWLGGGLTALAYLAADRFTVAGMGESFTKNLGLDYRRVMVLGLVIVALVTAVNVVTVGNVPFIGLVVPNVVSLLVGDNVRRAVPWIALFGAGFVLACDLLGRTLRYPYEVPVGTVIGVVGAALFLFLLLRRSARVG from the coding sequence ATGCGGCTGGGAGAGGCGCGCCGCCACGCGCTGCTGCTCGGCGCCGGCACCCTCGTGGTGCTGGCGCTGGCGGTGGCCAGCCTGACCGTCGGCGTGTTCGACCTCTCCTGGCGCGGCCTGCTGGAGGGCGGCGAGGGGCGCCTGGACGCGCTGGTGCTCCTGGCGAGCCGCGCGCCGCGCACCATCGCCGTGCTCCTCGTGGGCGCCTCCATGGGCGTGGCGGGGCTCCTCATGCAGCTCCTGTCGCGCAACCGCTTCGTGGCGCCGTCCACGGCAGGCACCGTCGAGTCGGCGAGCCTGGGGATCCTCGTCGCCATGCTCCTCGCTCCCGGCGCCCCGGTGATGGTCAAGATGCTCATCGCGGCAGCGTTCGCCCTGGCGGGCACGGCGCTCCTCATGACGATCGTGCGGCGCACGCCGCTCGCGTCGCCGCTGGTGGTGCCGCTCATCGGACTGATGCTGGGCGGCGTCATCGGGGCGGCCACCACCTTCATCGCCTACCGCTTCGACCTGCTCCAGTCGCTCGCCAGCTGGACCACCGGCGACTTCTCGCGCGTGCTGCGCGGCCGCTACGAGCTGCTGTGGCTCGGCGGCGGCCTCACGGCGCTCGCCTACCTGGCGGCCGACCGCTTCACGGTGGCGGGCATGGGCGAGTCGTTCACCAAGAACCTGGGTCTCGACTACCGCCGCGTCATGGTGCTCGGCCTCGTCATCGTGGCGCTGGTCACGGCGGTCAACGTGGTCACCGTCGGCAACGTGCCGTTCATCGGGCTCGTCGTGCCCAACGTGGTGAGCCTGCTCGTGGGCGACAACGTGCGCCGGGCGGTGCCGTGGATAGCCCTGTTCGGCGCCGGCTTCGTGCTCGCCTGCGACCTCCTGGGGCGCACCCTGCGCTACCCCTACGAGGTCCCGGTCGGCACCGTCATAGGCGTGGTGGGCGCGGCGCTCTTCCTCTTCCTGCTGCTCAGGCGGTCCGCGCGTGTCGGCTGA
- a CDS encoding C1 family peptidase — MARWTRIFAAAALVIALAACGGQPGLNNLFDEANAWTDEPPLGATIVTPDEFRRMVEAGRLQPRSTANVAEQARDRDARFLADRAYLAALPDPSETVLDLLAAAGAASGYQGDVTVTLGDETVMLDGLATQLANAVATAELAADVDNALAVYRLTYDLLPPDLRAQATDPAALAGKPLADVAAAAAHVDALLGTLPDLDLTAWEAVAAAPGNPALATLGAGNGADVKATCAEPTGFVSRLWFPLKSFLPDVKSQGRRGTCWAFTAVGAIESRELVQNGTAVNLSEQFLVNKVKHDWAENDYQEGYSALTAVNLANANRQALPSESAWTYNPSPSRGEADGNAAAYRGACDDYTGWCSETAHQSPVYCTKVLLATFCGYETIAFGGPGVSTGTARQLWASGQAFNLNTYRNLLAQGHVIMASFPVYEGFMRAPAGVVSDYAKKHKNARGELVDGPSGNHAVQIVAFFGNADLSTPGYNYDVGGGGYFVIKNSWGCDHGDGGYWYVPANYVWTRFNALYALDFDSRRSPAWTREQANPGSTEAPTVSVLSARPDVDLRVPTDLTDFFGVSHTVATAVDLLVTSSIDGTLYSGAWVTDRYAFPASLERTFTSVGPRTITVRASYAGNVTQKSFVANVVNTPPTLAVAGSGTAHRGEPYTLTASVSDINDADTAALCAATTWAVSAPDALSAASGCQVSVTFGVEGNRSVNVQTRDADGLVTARTFTFDVQPPPANPYPRVTGSGMYVRRLLPVGQVFLCLHSTVSPGAIIDLRETGCNFVGETGSHPLHWAHVDVENPSEESLTYDWRVYATIGTGEQLINSALGSADPLFAPYSPGNAVTITVPCRVTVRVNAPDPARSKTLTVWSGSCRYDSTRLN, encoded by the coding sequence ATGGCACGCTGGACCCGGATATTCGCCGCCGCGGCCCTCGTGATCGCGCTGGCCGCGTGCGGTGGGCAGCCCGGACTGAACAACCTGTTCGACGAGGCCAACGCCTGGACCGACGAGCCGCCGCTCGGCGCCACCATCGTGACGCCCGACGAGTTCAGGCGCATGGTGGAGGCCGGTCGGCTCCAGCCGCGCAGCACCGCCAACGTGGCCGAGCAGGCGCGGGACCGCGACGCCCGGTTCCTGGCCGACCGCGCCTACCTGGCCGCGCTGCCCGACCCGAGCGAGACCGTCTTGGACCTCCTCGCCGCAGCCGGAGCGGCGAGCGGTTACCAGGGCGACGTGACCGTGACCCTCGGGGACGAGACCGTCATGCTGGACGGCCTTGCCACGCAACTCGCCAACGCCGTGGCAACGGCCGAGCTGGCCGCCGACGTGGACAACGCCCTCGCCGTCTACCGCCTCACGTACGACCTGTTACCCCCCGACCTCCGGGCGCAAGCCACCGACCCCGCGGCCCTCGCCGGCAAGCCGCTCGCCGACGTGGCTGCCGCCGCCGCGCACGTCGACGCCCTGCTCGGGACGCTCCCCGACCTCGACCTGACCGCCTGGGAGGCCGTCGCCGCGGCGCCCGGCAACCCGGCGCTGGCAACCCTCGGCGCAGGCAACGGCGCCGACGTGAAGGCGACCTGCGCCGAGCCCACCGGGTTCGTGAGCAGGCTGTGGTTCCCCCTCAAGTCGTTCCTGCCGGACGTGAAGAGCCAGGGCCGACGCGGCACCTGCTGGGCCTTCACGGCCGTTGGCGCCATCGAGAGCCGCGAGCTCGTGCAGAACGGCACCGCGGTCAACCTGTCGGAGCAGTTCCTCGTCAACAAGGTGAAGCACGACTGGGCGGAGAACGACTACCAGGAGGGCTACTCGGCCCTCACGGCCGTGAACCTCGCCAACGCCAACCGCCAGGCGCTGCCGTCCGAGTCCGCCTGGACCTACAACCCCTCCCCAAGCCGCGGCGAGGCCGACGGCAACGCCGCCGCCTACCGCGGCGCCTGCGACGACTACACGGGCTGGTGCTCCGAGACGGCGCACCAGAGCCCCGTCTACTGCACGAAGGTCCTGCTCGCCACCTTCTGCGGTTACGAGACCATCGCGTTCGGAGGCCCAGGCGTGTCGACCGGCACGGCGCGCCAGCTCTGGGCGTCGGGCCAGGCCTTCAACCTCAACACCTACCGCAACCTCCTGGCGCAGGGCCACGTCATCATGGCGAGCTTCCCCGTGTACGAGGGCTTCATGCGAGCCCCCGCCGGGGTGGTGAGCGACTACGCCAAGAAGCACAAGAACGCCCGTGGCGAGCTCGTCGACGGCCCCTCCGGCAACCACGCAGTGCAGATCGTGGCGTTCTTCGGTAACGCCGACCTCTCCACGCCCGGCTACAACTACGACGTCGGGGGCGGCGGCTACTTCGTCATCAAGAACTCGTGGGGCTGCGACCACGGCGACGGCGGCTACTGGTACGTCCCCGCCAACTACGTGTGGACCCGCTTCAACGCCCTATACGCCCTCGACTTCGACTCGCGCCGCAGCCCCGCCTGGACGAGGGAGCAGGCCAACCCTGGCAGCACCGAGGCGCCCACCGTGAGCGTGCTTAGCGCGAGGCCCGACGTCGACCTGCGCGTGCCCACCGACCTGACGGACTTCTTCGGCGTGTCCCACACCGTCGCCACGGCCGTCGACCTGCTCGTCACCTCCAGCATCGACGGCACCCTCTATAGCGGCGCGTGGGTCACGGACCGCTACGCCTTCCCCGCCTCGCTCGAGCGCACCTTCACGAGCGTGGGTCCTCGCACCATCACGGTCCGCGCCTCGTACGCGGGCAACGTCACCCAGAAGAGCTTCGTGGCCAACGTGGTCAACACGCCGCCCACGCTCGCCGTCGCCGGCTCCGGCACCGCCCACCGGGGCGAACCCTACACCCTCACCGCGTCGGTGAGCGACATCAACGACGCGGACACCGCCGCGCTCTGCGCCGCCACCACCTGGGCGGTGAGCGCGCCGGACGCGCTCTCGGCCGCCAGCGGCTGCCAGGTGAGCGTCACGTTCGGGGTCGAGGGGAACCGCAGCGTGAACGTCCAGACGCGCGACGCCGACGGCCTCGTCACCGCCCGCACGTTCACCTTCGACGTGCAACCGCCGCCGGCCAACCCGTACCCGCGGGTGACCGGCAGCGGCATGTACGTGAGGCGCCTGCTGCCCGTCGGGCAGGTCTTCCTCTGCCTACACTCCACCGTGTCGCCTGGCGCCATCATCGACCTGCGCGAGACGGGCTGCAACTTCGTGGGCGAGACCGGCAGCCATCCTCTGCACTGGGCGCACGTCGACGTCGAGAACCCGAGCGAGGAGAGCCTCACCTACGACTGGCGCGTCTACGCCACCATCGGGACCGGGGAGCAGCTCATCAACTCCGCGCTGGGGTCGGCCGACCCGCTCTTCGCCCCCTACTCGCCAGGCAACGCCGTGACCATCACCGTCCCCTGCCGCGTCACGGTGCGGGTGAACGCGCCCGACCCGGCCAGGAGCAAGACCCTCACCGTCTGGAGCGGCAGCTGCCGCTACGATTCCACGCGCCTCAACTGA